One genomic window of Polyangium aurulentum includes the following:
- a CDS encoding APC family permease, whose protein sequence is MQQLARKLRVTDYFALGFGTMVGVGWLVVMDDWLTRGGPLGAALGFGLGGLALLPIGHVYGRLAAAYPDAGTEIAYGEQGFGPRAGFAAGWMMMLTYLVVCPWEAVAIGKLAAYLLPGLSVMELYRVMDKPVYLPHLALGLGLTTLLTVLNYRGIRASATFQRWATFGLLALFVVFSMCGLARGKAENFQPLFAKEGALASTLLVLQIVPYFMAGFEAVPKGAEEARLDFGPTGFSRAILLAIAVGTAFYTAVVAVVAYVAPWGALTETRFATAVAFERAFGARWIVHVIIAAALLSLVKVFNGNFVAASRMLFALGRRGIVSPRLAWIHPTNHTPFVAVLGVGVWTAAGALLGEAILVPVTEVGSLACAVGWMSACAAYWRLRKELSQRLLALVGLLVAAAMVLMKLLPFVPGHFTLPEYVALGAWLVAGLATGLRAGGRRAIAPEASGAPRT, encoded by the coding sequence ATGCAACAGCTCGCGCGCAAGCTTCGCGTCACGGATTACTTCGCGCTCGGATTCGGCACCATGGTCGGCGTGGGCTGGCTCGTCGTGATGGACGATTGGCTCACCCGGGGCGGCCCGCTCGGCGCGGCGCTCGGCTTTGGCCTCGGCGGGCTCGCCCTCCTGCCCATTGGCCACGTTTACGGCCGCCTCGCCGCCGCATACCCCGACGCAGGCACCGAGATCGCCTATGGCGAGCAGGGATTCGGCCCGCGCGCAGGCTTCGCGGCCGGGTGGATGATGATGCTCACCTACCTCGTCGTCTGCCCCTGGGAAGCCGTGGCCATCGGGAAGCTCGCCGCGTATCTCTTGCCGGGGCTCAGCGTGATGGAGCTTTACAGGGTGATGGACAAGCCCGTCTATCTGCCCCACCTCGCGCTCGGGCTCGGCCTCACCACGCTGCTCACCGTCCTCAATTATCGAGGCATTCGCGCGAGCGCGACGTTCCAGCGCTGGGCCACCTTCGGGCTGCTCGCGCTCTTCGTCGTCTTCTCCATGTGCGGCCTCGCGCGTGGAAAGGCGGAAAACTTCCAGCCGCTCTTCGCCAAGGAGGGCGCGCTCGCCTCCACGCTGCTCGTCCTGCAAATCGTGCCCTATTTCATGGCCGGCTTCGAGGCCGTGCCCAAGGGCGCCGAGGAGGCCAGGCTCGATTTCGGACCCACGGGCTTCTCGCGCGCCATTCTCCTCGCCATCGCGGTCGGGACCGCGTTTTACACGGCCGTCGTCGCGGTCGTGGCCTACGTCGCGCCCTGGGGGGCGCTCACCGAGACGCGCTTCGCCACGGCCGTTGCCTTCGAGCGAGCCTTCGGGGCGCGCTGGATCGTGCACGTCATCATCGCCGCCGCGCTCCTGTCGCTCGTCAAGGTCTTCAATGGAAACTTCGTGGCCGCGAGCCGGATGCTCTTCGCGCTCGGCCGCCGCGGGATCGTCTCGCCCCGCCTCGCCTGGATTCACCCGACGAACCATACTCCTTTCGTGGCCGTCCTCGGCGTCGGGGTATGGACGGCGGCGGGAGCGCTGCTCGGCGAGGCCATTCTCGTGCCCGTCACCGAGGTGGGATCGCTCGCGTGCGCGGTCGGCTGGATGTCGGCGTGCGCGGCTTACTGGCGATTGCGAAAGGAGCTCTCGCAGCGGCTCCTCGCGCTCGTCGGCCTGCTCGTGGCCGCCGCGATGGTGCTGATGAAGCTCTTGCCCTTCGTCCCCGGCCATTTCACCCTTCCGGAGTACGTGGCGCTCGGCGCCTGGCTCGTCGCCGGGCTCGCGACCGGGCTGCGCGCTGGTGGGCGGCGGGCGATTGCGCCGGAGGCGAGCGGAGCGCCGCGGACGTGA
- a CDS encoding LysR family transcriptional regulator yields MNLDLFRGIVPFVVVAEERSFRKAAARLGVSAAAVSKSVQTLEAQLGIALLERTSRVVSLTQPGEIFFERCRAAVASVQGAREALEATRREPQGELVVSAPFVVVPLLAPALALLRSRYARLGFSVRITDQLSKLAEEAVDVAVRVGPMPASSLVARRLRRTRLFTVASPAYLSRRGPIAQLEDLARHDCLVLVAPNNKPRPWLFASGPMPVAATLLVDHGPTLVDAALAGLGVTQAFDFMVAEHLRAGRLVQVLGDLTSEGPDVHAVCAPGRRASANVRAAFHALADVFGIQEQ; encoded by the coding sequence ATGAACCTCGACCTGTTCCGCGGGATCGTGCCCTTCGTGGTGGTCGCGGAGGAGCGCAGCTTCCGCAAGGCGGCGGCGAGGCTCGGCGTCAGCGCGGCGGCCGTGAGCAAGTCGGTGCAGACGCTGGAGGCGCAGCTCGGCATTGCGTTGCTCGAGCGCACGAGCCGCGTGGTTTCTCTCACGCAACCCGGCGAGATCTTCTTCGAGCGGTGCCGCGCCGCGGTCGCTTCGGTGCAAGGCGCGCGCGAGGCGCTCGAGGCGACCAGGCGCGAGCCCCAGGGCGAGCTGGTCGTCTCCGCGCCCTTCGTGGTGGTGCCATTGCTCGCGCCGGCGCTCGCGCTCCTGCGCTCACGTTATGCCCGCCTCGGCTTTTCGGTGCGAATCACCGACCAGCTCTCGAAGCTCGCCGAGGAGGCGGTGGACGTCGCCGTGCGCGTCGGCCCGATGCCCGCCTCGTCGCTCGTCGCGCGTCGGCTGCGGCGCACGCGCCTGTTCACCGTGGCTTCCCCGGCCTATCTCTCGCGGCGCGGGCCCATTGCCCAGCTCGAAGACCTCGCGCGGCACGACTGCCTGGTGCTCGTCGCGCCCAACAACAAACCCCGGCCGTGGCTCTTCGCGAGCGGACCCATGCCCGTGGCGGCGACGCTGCTCGTCGACCACGGCCCCACCCTCGTCGACGCCGCCCTCGCGGGCCTCGGCGTCACGCAGGCCTTCGATTTCATGGTGGCGGAGCACCTGCGCGCGGGGCGCCTCGTCCAGGTCCTCGGCGACCTCACCAGCGAGGGGCCCGATGTCCACGCCGTATGCGCGCCGGGCCGCCGCGCGAGCGCCAATGTCCGCGCCGCATTCCACGCGCTCGCCGATGTCTTCGGTATCCAGGAGCAATGA
- a CDS encoding zf-TFIIB domain-containing protein, translating into MDCPRCKLELSKPDPYRSQSMVDDGLTGRVPLYAIAHQAGVEIDRCSACGGVFVHHGELEKIQLQAWKGKADLDYAPPSVVTRAYQRATERAQPGERVPLTCPSCGGEMAEKEWGWGADVTTDVCLECRGVWLDFGELEVLEDYFANL; encoded by the coding sequence ATGGACTGCCCGCGTTGCAAGCTCGAGCTTAGCAAACCCGATCCTTATCGTAGTCAGAGCATGGTCGACGACGGCCTCACGGGTCGCGTGCCGCTCTACGCCATCGCGCATCAGGCTGGCGTCGAGATCGATCGCTGCAGCGCGTGCGGCGGCGTCTTCGTGCACCACGGCGAGCTCGAGAAGATCCAGCTCCAGGCGTGGAAGGGCAAGGCCGATCTCGACTACGCCCCCCCGTCCGTCGTGACGCGCGCCTACCAGCGCGCCACCGAGCGCGCGCAGCCCGGCGAGCGCGTCCCGCTCACCTGCCCGTCATGCGGCGGCGAGATGGCCGAAAAGGAGTGGGGCTGGGGCGCCGACGTCACCACCGACGTCTGCCTCGAGTGCCGCGGCGTCTGGCTCGACTTCGGCGAGCTGGAAGTCCTCGAAGACTACTTCGCCAACCTGTAG
- a CDS encoding B12-binding domain-containing radical SAM protein: MRIALLYPPPWKIPARGEAPDTRGDGPPAEYREGDLDADFYQMPYGLLSLAAQAIRAGHDVKVLNLSSYPWKQVEEVIQRLEADVFGMSCWTANRRGVGLVAKALRARNPKAPIIVGGPHASPLAKEMLAHHAAIDVCTTGESEVTFMEFLERVAAGRSMRGLAGAAYRVDGRVEMGPDRASLEDLDVLASPHDYFDTHILMTSRGCPWACTFCGAESQWGRGFRGQSVPYVLDKIEKSVARLPVKQVMIKDDTFTTNRKRVIELCRGIRQRGINFLWSCDTRVDVLGEELLHEMRLAGCERLSLGVESGSPSILRQIDKKITPEKIISSAELAKKYGIKVRFYMMLGNRGETAETFRETLAFLDRAKPHQYIFSCLSIYPGTRDFDDAEAAGWLERKAYFEGDFQELKVPFDASEDDTRLMSEWFQKNSGLRELYRESAAECEAILARLGDHHAAHLDLAGAHYREGNLEGAERHARRALELGHPLPGLCLNYLACIAAQRRQYKVMQDLFTEAWRRDPQHYVLVRNVQTVKAWLDKAGPLRDMPLELVAHNDFQLLERTAQPTLPGPLPTDFATWSAPTTPGPAPEMRVPQTGSHASFQPRTRLRVVSDS, encoded by the coding sequence ATGCGCATCGCACTGCTCTATCCACCGCCATGGAAGATCCCGGCTCGCGGAGAAGCGCCGGACACGCGCGGCGACGGTCCGCCCGCCGAGTACCGCGAGGGCGACCTCGACGCCGACTTCTACCAGATGCCCTATGGCCTGCTCTCGCTCGCCGCGCAGGCGATCCGCGCCGGGCACGACGTCAAGGTCCTGAACCTCTCGTCGTACCCGTGGAAGCAGGTCGAGGAGGTCATCCAGCGGCTCGAGGCCGACGTGTTCGGCATGTCCTGCTGGACCGCCAACCGCCGCGGCGTCGGCCTCGTGGCAAAGGCCCTGCGCGCCCGCAACCCGAAGGCGCCCATCATCGTGGGCGGCCCGCACGCGAGCCCCCTCGCCAAGGAGATGCTCGCCCACCACGCCGCCATCGACGTCTGCACCACGGGCGAGAGCGAGGTGACGTTCATGGAATTCCTCGAGCGCGTCGCCGCGGGCCGCAGCATGCGCGGGCTGGCGGGCGCGGCCTATCGCGTCGACGGGCGCGTGGAGATGGGGCCGGACCGCGCCTCGCTCGAGGACCTCGACGTGCTCGCCTCGCCGCACGATTACTTCGACACGCACATCCTGATGACCTCGCGCGGCTGCCCGTGGGCGTGCACGTTCTGCGGCGCCGAGAGCCAGTGGGGGCGCGGGTTCCGCGGTCAATCGGTGCCCTACGTGCTCGACAAGATCGAGAAGAGCGTCGCGCGCCTGCCCGTGAAGCAGGTGATGATCAAGGACGACACCTTCACGACCAACCGAAAGCGCGTCATCGAGCTTTGCCGCGGCATCCGGCAGCGCGGGATCAATTTCCTCTGGAGCTGCGACACCCGCGTCGACGTGCTCGGCGAGGAGCTGCTTCACGAGATGCGCCTCGCCGGCTGCGAGCGCCTGTCGCTCGGCGTCGAGTCCGGCTCGCCCAGCATCCTGCGCCAGATCGACAAGAAGATCACCCCCGAGAAGATCATCTCCTCGGCCGAGCTGGCCAAGAAATACGGCATCAAGGTGCGGTTTTACATGATGCTCGGCAACCGCGGGGAGACGGCCGAGACGTTCCGCGAGACGCTCGCGTTCCTCGACCGCGCCAAGCCCCACCAGTACATCTTCTCGTGCCTGTCGATTTACCCCGGCACGCGCGATTTCGACGACGCCGAGGCCGCGGGCTGGCTCGAGCGAAAGGCGTATTTCGAGGGCGACTTCCAGGAGCTCAAGGTCCCGTTCGACGCCTCCGAGGACGACACGCGGCTCATGAGCGAATGGTTCCAGAAAAATAGCGGCCTGCGCGAGCTCTACCGCGAGAGCGCCGCCGAGTGCGAGGCCATCCTCGCGCGGCTCGGCGATCACCACGCCGCGCACCTCGACCTCGCGGGCGCCCATTATCGCGAGGGCAACCTCGAGGGCGCGGAGCGGCACGCGCGGCGGGCGCTCGAGCTCGGCCACCCGCTGCCTGGCCTCTGCCTGAATTACCTCGCGTGCATCGCCGCCCAGCGCCGCCAGTACAAGGTCATGCAGGACCTCTTCACCGAGGCCTGGCGCCGCGACCCGCAGCATTACGTGCTCGTCCGCAACGTCCAGACCGTCAAGGCCTGGCTCGACAAGGCCGGCCCGCTGCGGGACATGCCCCTCGAGCTCGTCGCGCACAACGACTTCCAGCTCCTCGAGCGCACCGCCCAGCCGACGCTCCCCGGCCCGCTCCCGACGGACTTCGCGACCTGGTCGGCGCCGACGACGCCCGGCCCCGCCCCCGAGATGCGCGTGCCCCAGACCGGCAGCCACGCCTCGTTCCAGCCCCGAACCCGCCTCCGCGTCGTCTCCGACTCCTGA
- a CDS encoding diacylglycerol/polyprenol kinase family protein: MSDFELPAASFDAAVPAPASAPVARPANATRSLFHIGSGAFALLMLRVMPSRAWLVAASGAFFVAAWTMEIARRRSPAVNERLMRLFAPIAHAGERHQVNSATWFITALVLMALFAPLRAAEVGVVVLALADPAAGLVGRRFGRIRLRARRSLEGTLAFFFAGTLAALASLSVFHALPLSARLLVALTGAAAGALAELGTTRLDDNITIPLTVSTAAAATELLLRIG; this comes from the coding sequence GTGTCCGATTTCGAGCTTCCGGCCGCCTCCTTCGACGCCGCCGTCCCCGCGCCCGCGTCGGCCCCCGTCGCGCGTCCCGCCAACGCGACGCGCAGCCTCTTCCACATCGGCTCCGGCGCCTTTGCCCTGCTCATGCTGCGGGTGATGCCGAGCCGCGCCTGGCTGGTCGCCGCGAGCGGCGCGTTCTTCGTGGCCGCGTGGACGATGGAGATCGCCCGCCGCCGAAGCCCCGCCGTCAACGAGCGGCTCATGCGCCTCTTCGCGCCCATCGCGCACGCGGGCGAGCGCCACCAGGTGAACTCGGCGACCTGGTTCATCACGGCCCTCGTGCTGATGGCCCTCTTCGCCCCGCTGCGCGCGGCCGAGGTCGGCGTCGTCGTGCTCGCCCTCGCCGACCCGGCGGCGGGGCTCGTCGGTCGGCGGTTCGGCCGCATTCGCCTCCGCGCGCGGCGCTCGCTCGAGGGCACCCTCGCCTTCTTCTTCGCAGGCACCCTCGCCGCGCTGGCGTCGCTCAGCGTCTTCCACGCGCTGCCCCTCTCGGCGCGCCTGCTCGTCGCGCTGACGGGCGCCGCCGCGGGCGCGCTGGCCGAGCTCGGCACCACGCGCCTCGACGACAACATCACGATCCCCCTCACCGTCTCCACCGCCGCCGCCGCGACCGAGCTTCTGCTGCGGATCGGCTGA
- a CDS encoding SPL family radical SAM protein: MDLDRHLRALISPLGVGDELVPGAVVTALSTELGLRITLEAGGREIHIEVARAEDGGRFAARTERLLLRYRDGGGRGGVDPKLGLNLCKALAARASVHERQVLDAIAEDAARAREIDEGGTRVREVRVERLLAPAGTPAERHHTLSPYVGCLVGCRFCYAQSRVAEVRRLALLPEVPWGSYVDVRVNAPEVLAEELRGLPRLPIKFCPIVSDPYQAVERRYRITRGCLETLAAAASPPPVLVLTRTRLAERDLDVFTALPRAWLGVSIPTIDDATRRHFEPRGASIPERLALLGSFAKAGVGTFAVVQPILPGSIPELADALAATCGSVSIDVLRGEFGAVEELADPRFAHARDPGWQRARAEELASALAARGVAVWEGELPPGLGG; encoded by the coding sequence ATGGATCTGGACCGACACCTGCGCGCGCTGATTTCCCCGCTCGGCGTGGGCGACGAGCTCGTCCCGGGCGCCGTGGTCACTGCACTCTCCACGGAGCTCGGCCTGCGCATCACGCTCGAGGCAGGCGGACGCGAAATTCACATCGAGGTTGCGCGCGCAGAGGACGGCGGCCGCTTCGCTGCGCGCACCGAGCGGCTGCTGCTGCGTTATCGCGACGGCGGGGGCAGGGGCGGGGTCGATCCGAAGCTCGGCCTGAATCTTTGCAAGGCCCTCGCGGCGCGCGCGTCGGTGCACGAGCGCCAGGTCCTCGATGCCATCGCCGAGGATGCCGCCAGGGCGCGAGAAATCGACGAGGGCGGCACGCGCGTGCGCGAGGTCCGGGTCGAGCGCCTGCTCGCGCCCGCGGGGACGCCGGCCGAGCGACACCACACGCTGAGCCCTTACGTCGGCTGCCTCGTGGGCTGTCGGTTCTGCTACGCGCAATCACGCGTGGCCGAGGTCCGCCGCCTCGCGCTGCTTCCGGAGGTGCCGTGGGGCTCGTACGTGGACGTGCGCGTCAACGCGCCCGAGGTGCTCGCGGAGGAGCTGCGCGGGCTCCCACGGCTCCCGATCAAGTTCTGCCCGATCGTGAGCGACCCGTATCAAGCGGTCGAGCGTCGCTACCGCATCACGCGCGGCTGCCTCGAGACCCTGGCGGCCGCCGCGTCGCCCCCGCCGGTCCTCGTGCTCACGCGAACCCGCCTCGCCGAGCGCGACCTCGACGTCTTCACGGCCCTGCCGCGCGCCTGGCTCGGCGTGTCGATCCCGACGATCGACGACGCCACGCGCCGCCATTTCGAGCCCCGCGGCGCCTCGATCCCGGAGCGGCTCGCGCTGCTCGGAAGCTTCGCGAAGGCGGGCGTGGGCACGTTCGCGGTGGTGCAGCCCATTCTGCCGGGATCGATCCCCGAGCTCGCCGATGCGCTCGCCGCGACGTGCGGCTCGGTGAGCATCGACGTGCTGCGCGGTGAATTCGGCGCGGTGGAAGAGCTCGCGGACCCGCGGTTTGCACACGCGCGCGATCCGGGCTGGCAGCGCGCGCGTGCCGAGGAGCTTGCGTCGGCGCTCGCCGCGCGCGGCGTGGCGGTGTGGGAGGGGGAGCTGCCGCCGGGGCTCGGGGGCTAG
- a CDS encoding PD40 domain-containing protein, whose protein sequence is MLRKTGSPDRVLVAVRDEEWGDALPSQRRFQVSPDARILAYTRPDTEALELVRRDGRATNIGGVREGDVRFSPDGKVLAVVRIGYDTQLVTRVDLSRFEADTWAELRSPTWIEHCADGLVVLHLDDHESDACLTLLPWEGAPQRLVQTEWGLSRFTVAKAGRRIVYFHRKGIYAVEGPGAAPERIGSVPDSYVGLVQNAEMSPDGRSVAFTSGRGLYVIEGSAEPALRGAADEAVHSIWFSRDGRELAWASGARAVWRKDGEERTLEAEGAPIAAMRFLQASPGLIVSRGREVLRWSPARGEVEGITTLDDAGKGLLGADVFDGGIVLWTGTPWEQARPKPRL, encoded by the coding sequence GTGCTCCGAAAAACGGGCTCGCCGGACCGGGTGCTGGTCGCGGTGCGCGACGAGGAGTGGGGCGACGCATTGCCGTCGCAGCGAAGGTTCCAGGTCTCGCCCGACGCGCGCATCCTCGCGTACACGCGGCCCGACACGGAGGCGCTCGAGCTCGTCCGGCGTGACGGGCGCGCCACGAACATCGGCGGCGTGCGCGAGGGGGACGTGCGCTTCTCCCCGGACGGCAAGGTGCTCGCCGTCGTGCGTATTGGCTACGACACCCAGCTCGTCACGCGCGTCGATCTATCGCGCTTCGAGGCCGACACCTGGGCCGAGCTGCGCAGCCCCACCTGGATCGAGCACTGCGCGGACGGGCTGGTCGTCCTGCACCTGGACGACCACGAGAGCGACGCCTGCCTCACGCTGCTGCCCTGGGAGGGCGCCCCGCAGCGCCTCGTGCAGACCGAGTGGGGTTTGTCCCGCTTTACCGTTGCGAAGGCGGGGAGGCGAATCGTCTACTTCCACCGCAAGGGCATCTACGCGGTCGAGGGCCCGGGCGCGGCGCCGGAGCGGATCGGGAGCGTGCCCGACAGCTACGTGGGCCTCGTGCAGAACGCGGAGATGTCCCCCGACGGCCGGAGCGTGGCCTTCACGTCGGGTCGCGGGCTGTACGTCATCGAGGGCTCGGCCGAGCCTGCGCTGCGGGGCGCGGCAGACGAGGCCGTGCACTCGATCTGGTTCTCGCGCGACGGCCGCGAGCTTGCGTGGGCGAGCGGCGCTCGCGCGGTCTGGCGCAAGGACGGCGAGGAGCGGACGCTCGAAGCGGAAGGCGCGCCGATCGCCGCGATGAGGTTTCTCCAGGCGTCACCTGGGCTCATCGTCTCGCGGGGCCGGGAGGTCCTGCGCTGGAGCCCCGCGCGGGGCGAGGTCGAGGGGATCACGACCCTCGACGACGCGGGCAAGGGGCTCCTCGGCGCGGACGTGTTCGACGGCGGGATCGTCCTGTGGACCGGGACGCCGTGGGAGCAGGCGAGGCCCAAGCCGAGGCTGTAG
- a CDS encoding alpha/beta hydrolase has translation MRARLPTTTVHRVINSPIGALLDTPTVERLRLDRLPAELRLARIAAAASLTAAAGVDEFFAALGARPELGPRGMRRLERGLSGFARALVERDEVLGRWERAFWGDGWPPPRREELVELEMERREKCGRVSHPTNLLGFLASEPTIPLASFAIPSPGEIVARWTREIADPDRLYTVPAEPPAIERSRAVAGPAGFEYLLRFRSPSSFRADGPAYARVYEPESLAPDAATFIYASGPFSAGDQVGYWPEEEYMGRNLAAHGHRVALLDLPGHGRRVLPGHYSGETYLGTAPEGLFRLHAAGALEMAVLVRWAREQGARSVGVGGLGAGALVAQAVAGRCGRWPRSMRPDAVFLAAPTCRLDEVAWGGSLSRLIGLDRALPEAGWTREALAELRDLLDPPAEPAISPENIFAMLGAEDTLLPCSLGKELMRRWRVPHENVTILPTGHFGLQMHLARRSDAQLVVTRALHRALHHRAAA, from the coding sequence ATGCGAGCGCGGCTGCCGACGACGACCGTGCACCGGGTGATCAACTCACCCATTGGTGCCCTGCTCGATACGCCCACCGTCGAGCGACTCCGGCTCGACCGCCTGCCGGCCGAGCTGCGCCTCGCGCGCATCGCGGCCGCGGCGAGCCTCACGGCCGCAGCCGGCGTGGACGAATTCTTCGCCGCCCTGGGCGCCAGACCCGAGCTCGGCCCGCGCGGCATGCGCCGCCTCGAGCGCGGCTTATCGGGCTTCGCACGCGCCCTCGTCGAGCGCGACGAGGTGCTCGGTCGCTGGGAGCGCGCCTTCTGGGGCGATGGCTGGCCCCCGCCCCGGCGCGAGGAGCTCGTCGAGCTCGAAATGGAGCGCCGCGAGAAATGCGGGCGCGTCTCCCACCCGACGAACCTCCTCGGCTTCCTCGCCAGCGAGCCCACGATTCCGCTCGCCTCGTTCGCCATTCCCTCGCCCGGCGAGATCGTGGCCCGGTGGACGCGCGAGATCGCCGATCCGGACCGCCTTTATACCGTGCCCGCCGAGCCGCCCGCCATCGAGCGCTCGCGCGCGGTCGCTGGCCCCGCCGGCTTCGAATACCTCCTGCGCTTTCGCTCCCCGTCCTCTTTCCGCGCCGATGGCCCTGCCTACGCGCGCGTCTACGAGCCCGAGTCGCTCGCGCCCGACGCCGCGACGTTCATCTACGCGAGCGGGCCATTCTCCGCGGGCGATCAGGTCGGCTACTGGCCCGAGGAGGAATACATGGGCCGCAACCTCGCCGCGCACGGACACCGCGTCGCGCTGCTCGATTTGCCCGGGCACGGGCGGCGTGTTCTTCCTGGTCATTACAGCGGCGAGACGTATCTCGGCACCGCGCCCGAGGGCCTGTTCCGGCTCCACGCCGCGGGCGCCCTCGAAATGGCCGTCCTCGTCCGGTGGGCCCGCGAGCAGGGCGCGCGCTCGGTGGGCGTCGGAGGCCTGGGCGCGGGCGCGCTCGTCGCCCAGGCGGTCGCGGGCCGCTGCGGGCGCTGGCCTCGCAGCATGCGCCCCGACGCCGTCTTCCTCGCCGCCCCCACCTGCCGCCTCGACGAGGTCGCGTGGGGCGGCAGTTTGTCGCGCCTCATTGGCCTCGACCGCGCCTTGCCCGAGGCCGGCTGGACGCGCGAGGCGCTCGCCGAATTGCGCGACCTGCTCGATCCGCCCGCCGAGCCCGCCATTTCGCCCGAAAATATCTTCGCCATGCTCGGCGCCGAGGACACCCTCTTGCCCTGCTCCCTCGGAAAGGAGCTCATGCGCAGGTGGCGCGTCCCCCACGAGAACGTGACCATCCTCCCCACGGGCCACTTCGGCTTGCAGATGCACCTCGCCCGCCGCTCCGACGCCCAGCTCGTCGTGACCCGCGCCCTCCACCGCGCCCTCCACCACCGCGCCGCCGCCTGA